The genomic interval CGGCGCAGAACGGCCGGTACTTCGGTACCGCCATCGCCTCGGGCAAGTTGAGCGACCCGGCGTACACGACGATCGCCGGCCGTGAGTTCAACTCGGTGACGGCCGAGAACGAGATGAAGATCGACGCCACCGAACCGCAGCGGGGCCAGTTCGACTTCACCGCCGCCGACCGCGTCTACAACTGGGCGGTGCAGAACGGCAAGCAGGTGCGCGGCCACACGCTGGCCTGGCACTCCCAGCAGCCCGGCTGGATGCAGAGCCTCAGCGGCAGCACCCTGCGCCAGGCGATGAATGACCACATCAACGGCGTGATGGCCCACTACAGGGGCAAGATAGCCCAGTGGGACGTCGTGAACGAGGCCTTCGCCGACGGCAGTTCGGGCGCCCGGCGGGACTCCAACCTGCAGCGCACCGGCAACGACTGGATCGAGGTCGCCTTCCGCACCGCGCGCGCCGCCGACCCGGCGGCCAAGCTCTGCTACAACGACTACAACGTCGAGGACTGGACCTGGGCCAAGACCCAGGCCATGTACGCCATGGTCCGGGACTTCAAGCAGCGCGGCGTGCCGATCGACTGCGTCGGCTTCCAGTCGCACTTCAACAGCGGCAGTCCCTACAACAGCAACTTCCGCACCACCCTCCAGAACTTCGCCGCCCTCGGTGTGGACGTGGCCATCACCGAACTCGACATCCAAGGCGCCCCGGCCTCGACCTACGCCAGCGTGGCCAACGACTGCCTGGCCGTCCCGCGCTGTCTCGGCATCACCGTCTGGGGCGTGCGCGACAGCGACTCCTGGCGGCCGGATCACACGCCGCTGCTGTTCAACAACGACGGCAGCAAGAAGGCCGCCTACGCCTCCGTCCTCGACGCGCTCAACGGCGGCTCGTCCACACCACCGACCGCTTCCGGAGAGGTCAAGGGCGTCGGTTCAGGCCGTTGCCTGGACGTGCCGAACGCCAGCACCACCGATGGCACGCAGCTGCAGCTGTGGGACTGCAACGGCAGCACCGGCCAGCAGTGGACTTCCACCGCCGCAGGCGAGCTCCGGGTCTACGGCAACAAGTGTCTGGACGCCGCCGGGACCGGCAACGGAACCAGAATCCAGATCTACAGCTGCTGGGGCGGCGACAACCAGAAATGGCGCCTCGCCTCCAACGGCTCCATCGTCGGCGTGCAGTCCGGCCTCTGCCTCGACGCCGTCGGCCACGGCACTGGCAACGGAACCCTGATCCAGCTCCACTCCTGCTCGAACGGCAGCAACCAACGCTGGTCCCGCACCTGATGCGAGCTGCCATCGACGAGCGGGCGACACCGTGCGGGCCGTCGGCACGGATTCTCCTGCCCACTCCGCGAAGCCACGGGCCCGGGGGTCGCCGCCGTGGTGGCGGCGACCGTCGGGAACGGGTATCAGCCCCGCGCTGAATCCGGCGCCCGCCGAACCTGCGACGGTGGACACCGGCAAGGGGCAGACCACGACGGGCCCAACCAGCGGTTTCGCTCGGCCGAACCCGGCATCGGCCTTGGGCCCGAAGCCGTCTGGGCTCCTCCGCGAGCGAAGTCCACCGCCCAGATCCTCGCCGGTCGGTGTTCCTTCTCCGGTCGGTGGCCTTCGCCGGTCGGTGGCCTTCGCCGGTCGGTGGCCTTCGCCGGCCGATCGGCTTCGGAGCTGTGGTGAGGCGTGCGGCGGTCGCGGTGACTCCTGTGCCGTACGAGGTAGAGCGACAGGGCCGGTTCCGGGCGCCTGCGCCGGACAAGCCCAGGGCCGCTGGGGTTGATCGGCCACCGGCCAGGGCCTTCCTCCCGGCCCGGCTGCTCAGCACCATCGTTCCGAACCGGATCCTCGCAGGCGGCTGCCTTACCACCACCGCGGTGCGGCACCACAAGGGTGCCGCACCGCCTCGGCTCGCGCGGTCTCAGGCGGTGCCCCGCCAGGCGCCGGTCGCGGTGCCGCGGGACTCGATGAACTCCTTGAAGTTCTTCAGATCCCCCTTGGCCTGACGACGAACGAAGCCGAGCTTGTCCCCGACGGTGTCCGCGATCCCTTGGGGATCATGGTCGAGCTGCAGCATGACCTTCGTGTGTGTGTCGTCCAGACGGTGGAAGGTGACGACGCCGGCCTGACGGACCTCGCCCGCCACCGTGGCCCATGCGACCCGCTCGTCCGGGATCTGCTCGGTGATCTCCGCGTCGAAATCCCGGCCCACGCCATCCACCCTGGTCTCCCAGTGGGTCAGTGTGGGCGTGCGCTGCTCGATGCGCTGCACCGCGTCCATGAACTGCGGGAACTCCTCGAACTGCGTCCACTGGTCGTACGCCGTGCGCACCGGGACAGCGACCTCTACGGACTCCTCGATCTTCGACATGTTCACTCCCTGTAGCGATCGGAATCGGATAGCGACGCAACGCCGCGTACCCGGCACACTCCGTCCGACACAGGTCAGGGAGAAATGCTCGCTGGGCCGGGCACAGACATCTCCAGTTTCGGACCCGTGCACCGGGCACAGCACAGGAGAACGAGCGCAAGTGCGAGCGCCAACTCCCTCGGAGTCAAGGGAGCTTGGCGCCTCCCTCCGAGCGGCCGTCAAGACACCCATCGACTCCCGGCCCCCTGGCGGAAGAAGGCGTCGAATGTCCTCCGCAGAATCGCCGGCCACCTTCACCGACCACCACGCAGCGCTGCCCGCACCCGCACGTCCACACAGGATCACGGCCGCCGGGGCGACGCTCTCGGCCCACTTCAACGTGCTGCGCGCACCACGCTCGCTGCCGAGCCCCATCGTCATGACCCGTTGACACGGTCAAGGACGTCGGACCTCCAGTTGGTCCCCAACTGGTCCCCAAAAAGGATCAGGGGACGGTTTCGGATTTCCCCGAAACCGTCCCCTGATCTGCGACTGTCTCCAGTCGGGACGACAGGATTTGAACCTGCGACCCCTTGACCCCCAGTCAAGTGCGCTACCAAGCTGCGCCACGTCCCGTCGCGTTTCCCCCGGCTTTCCCCGGGTGACCGCGCAGGACAAACATTACCTCACTCCGAGGACCGTATCGACGCCCGTGCCTGTTGGGCGCGGGCGGCGAGACCCTCGGCGCCGCAGGCCATCGCCTGCTTCTGGGCGCGGGCGAGCTCCCGGTGCGAACCGATGGCGATGCCGTAGTCGACCCGGGCGAGCGCGTGCTCGTAGGCGGAGGGGGACTTCTCGAGGTGTCCCACCGCCTCGGCCAGCAGTTGCGCGGACCGTTCCGGGGGTGCGAAGAGGGCGACACAGCGCAGCGCCTCCCCCATGGCGGTGGGCGTGCCGAACCTTTCGGCGTGCACGCGGTTCCGGGCGGCGAGGTGGGCCGCCCGGGCCGGGTCGTCATCGGCCAGGGCCCGCGCCAGGTCGCCGGCCCAGGGGGCCCAGACGCCGTTGAAGCGTTCGCGCGACTCCAGAGCGGCGCCCGCCGCTTCGAGCTCCGCGATCGCGTCCTCCTTGCGGCCCTCCGCCAGCAGCAGGCGGCCCCGCATGCTCGGTCCGTCGGGCAGCACCATGGCGCTGGGGTAGGGCGGGCCGAAGTCGTAGCGGTCGGCGATGCGGCGGGCCTCCTCGGTGCGCCCGCGGGCCAGCAGGGTATCGATGAGCAGGCAGGCCGCGTCCCAGTGCACGGGGAGTCCGGAACCGACGCGGTCGGCGAGACGGAGCCCCTCGCGCAGGAAGCCCTCGGCCTCGGCGAGGCGGCCGCGACGGCGGTGGACCATGCCGAGCAGGGTGTGCGCGAACGCCAGGTGGGCCCCGCTCCAGCCGGAGATCTCGAAGGCCCGTACCGCTTCGCCGAAAAGGCTCTCGGCGCGGTCCAGCTGGTCGACGAAGGTGTAGGCGATACCGACCATGGTGGGGAGTTCGAAACCCCACTCGGAGTCGGTCCAGCCGAGCCCCCGGGCGGGACTGCCGTCGATCAGGGCACGTTCGCACAGGTCCACGATGAGCTGGGCGTTCTCACCGCGCACCATGGCGTCGAAGGCCCGCAGCGTGAGCAGCGCCCGCTCCGCGTTGTCGCGGCCCTTGAGGTGGTCGGCGTTACGGGTGAGCCGCCGGGAGCGGGCCGGTCCGTCGTCCTCGTTGGCCTGCATGCCCTCCCACATGAAGTGCGCCGCCTGCAGCCGCATCAGCCCGGGGCCGGGTGCGGTGCGCGCCGCCTCGGCGGCCAGCGAGAGCGCCGCGTCCTTGAGCTGGTTGTTGTGGGCGAGCGCGGCGGCGAGCCGGAAGGTGGCGTCGACCCGCAGCCCGTCGTCGAGCCCCGGCATGTCCAGGGCGGCGCGCAGGTGCTGGACCGTGGTGGGCGGGGAGCTCAGCAGCGTCGCGCAGCCCAGCTCGTACAGCAGGACGGCCCGGTCCTTGGGGCGCGGAGGCTCTTCCAGGGCCCGTTCCAGGCAGCGCCGGGCCGCTTCGGGCGCACCGACGGCGAGGTGCTGGCCGGCGGCTTCCCGCAGTTGC from Streptomyces sp. CA-278952 carries:
- a CDS encoding endo-1,4-beta-xylanase, with the protein product MGSYALPRTAVRPKIRSLLLALFVGVLGVVTTLVAPPTSHAAENTLGAAAAQNGRYFGTAIASGKLSDPAYTTIAGREFNSVTAENEMKIDATEPQRGQFDFTAADRVYNWAVQNGKQVRGHTLAWHSQQPGWMQSLSGSTLRQAMNDHINGVMAHYRGKIAQWDVVNEAFADGSSGARRDSNLQRTGNDWIEVAFRTARAADPAAKLCYNDYNVEDWTWAKTQAMYAMVRDFKQRGVPIDCVGFQSHFNSGSPYNSNFRTTLQNFAALGVDVAITELDIQGAPASTYASVANDCLAVPRCLGITVWGVRDSDSWRPDHTPLLFNNDGSKKAAYASVLDALNGGSSTPPTASGEVKGVGSGRCLDVPNASTTDGTQLQLWDCNGSTGQQWTSTAAGELRVYGNKCLDAAGTGNGTRIQIYSCWGGDNQKWRLASNGSIVGVQSGLCLDAVGHGTGNGTLIQLHSCSNGSNQRWSRT
- a CDS encoding SRPBCC family protein — encoded protein: MSKIEESVEVAVPVRTAYDQWTQFEEFPQFMDAVQRIEQRTPTLTHWETRVDGVGRDFDAEITEQIPDERVAWATVAGEVRQAGVVTFHRLDDTHTKVMLQLDHDPQGIADTVGDKLGFVRRQAKGDLKNFKEFIESRGTATGAWRGTA
- a CDS encoding ATP-binding protein; its protein translation is MKPSQPLYEREPELAAAAEAVDALCGAQAVGGLLVFSGEAGIGKTALLAEIRRMAADRCTVWSARGGETVTSVPFHVVRQLLQPALDQFPPDETRALFGDWYETTAPALGLAEPSGPQPDPQGVRDGLDFVVGRLASRLSHRPLLLIVDDAHWADGESLAWLASFTARLGELPLLVVQAHRPQELAERDANYIADREAERGFGSEGTVTRVALRALTPDATAVLVRAGLGDHADDPFCREVWAVTGGNPYEAVELVAKVQDRELPPVEESAGELRELGASARGSGLVARLERLGTNANRFAWAAAVLGTDISQELAATLAGMSSAEAADCTARLRDARIVSGFDPLEFVHPLIATAVYRSIPPATRTAMHGRAAWAITRAGLGAAAASRHLLEVHPDDDQELVGQLREAAGQHLAVGAPEAARRCLERALEEPPRPKDRAVLLYELGCATLLSSPPTTVQHLRAALDMPGLDDGLRVDATFRLAAALAHNNQLKDAALSLAAEAARTAPGPGLMRLQAAHFMWEGMQANEDDGPARSRRLTRNADHLKGRDNAERALLTLRAFDAMVRGENAQLIVDLCERALIDGSPARGLGWTDSEWGFELPTMVGIAYTFVDQLDRAESLFGEAVRAFEISGWSGAHLAFAHTLLGMVHRRRGRLAEAEGFLREGLRLADRVGSGLPVHWDAACLLIDTLLARGRTEEARRIADRYDFGPPYPSAMVLPDGPSMRGRLLLAEGRKEDAIAELEAAGAALESRERFNGVWAPWAGDLARALADDDPARAAHLAARNRVHAERFGTPTAMGEALRCVALFAPPERSAQLLAEAVGHLEKSPSAYEHALARVDYGIAIGSHRELARAQKQAMACGAEGLAARAQQARASIRSSE